The region TGTTTTTTTCTTATTAAAAGCAAAAAATAATGATACCTGCTACTCACAACATTGCATAAAAAACAGAATTCAAAGACAAAAAATAGCTCGGTTTTCTAAAAAATAGGAAAAAATTTTCCAGCTTTTTTATTATCTTCAATTAAAATTTTTTTAGCAATGCAATTTCTTTTTCTATTGTGGAGAACTAGTCGTGGGACAAAGATCCACATGAACTCAGCGGAATTTATATTTTGGTTTACCCTTCCCATCCTTATTGTTTTAATGATTTTTATCTATTATTTTCTTAAATGGAAACAGATTAATATTTTAAAATTATTCCTTTATTTGAAACCTCTGTCTGCAGAGCATAAAGAGATCCTTAGAAAGAAAAATCCCTTTTATAAAAAACTATCCTCAGAATATAAAAACAGATTTGAGCAAAGAGTAAATCACTTCCTGATTAATAAAAACATCAGAGATGAATCTGGTAATGATGTGCTTGATGATATAAAAGTAACAATAGCTGCTACGTTCATTCAACTTACAATAGGATTAAGACCGGTCTTTCTTTCAAATTTCAATACGATTACTGTAAGTCAAAAAAATTCTGACTGGGGCTTAAATGGCACTAGTAAAGAATTTAAACTTTCATGGCCCGAATTCCAACTCGGCATTTCCAATTCTGCGGATGGCTATAACCCGGGACTTCAACTAATGGCTGAAGCTTTGTTTGAAGAAAACCTGCTTGAAACAACAGGTGCTGCAATCTTCGGAGAATCCGCATTTAGAAAGTGGCAATCCGTTTCGAAAAAACAAGCAGAATATTTTATCAGTACCGGATTAAGTCAGTTCAAAACTTACAGAGAAGTGAATAAAGAAAAATACTTTGGTGCTACTGTAGTCTATTTCTTTGAGAAGCCTGAGGATTTCAAACAGAGGTTTCCTGACATGTACAAAGCTATAAAAGGATTGCTCAATCAGAATCCTGTTAAAAACAGGATAATTTGATTATCGATTCTCTATAGCCTGCTCCGGAAGGTCACAAAAAATTCTGAATCACGATTTAAGGAATTTTAAAATTAACAGGATTGACAAGCTTCCATTTAAATAGTTTTACTTTTCTTATCATTTAGCTTTCTCCTAAATAGTCGTATCTTTAACTATTGTACCACAATAATATTTTCAAAATCAAAAATGGCAGAAATCGATAAACTTTACGAAGCTTTTGGCGAACTTGTTTATGCAGTTGCAAAAGCAGACGGTGCTATTCAAAATGAGGAAAGAGTTGCACTTGAAGATGTCCTTAAAGATAACAAGTGGGCTTCTGATATCATTTGGTCTTTTAACTATGAAGACAAAAAGTCAAAAACTGTAAAAGAAGCCTATTCAAAAGCTATTGATATTTTTAAACATCACGGTCCGTTTTCCGAATATGGAAAATTTGCAGATGTTCTGGAATTAGTAGCTTTTGCGTTTCAGGGAATAAGTACTGAAGAAAAAGAAATTATTTCCAACTTTCGTAATGAATTGACTACTGTCTTTAAAAATGATTCGAACATACAGTAAAAGCGGTAAGCGGTAAGCAAATTACCGCTTATTTTTTTGCTTGTAATTTCAATCCCAATTAATACGATCAAACAGAAGCATATTCACTACTATTTGTCCGTGATCCGAAACATAAAATGGCTTTTTATCCATTGAAACCGTGTTATCGATCACATGATCGTTATATGCTCTTACATCGATAATCCTTCCTATTTTAGCTGAATTAAGATCTGCAAAATGATTACTTACAAATATATTATCAAGGCTTTCAATATGCCCGTTATGGATATAAGTGTAATGAAAATTATCTATACTTTTCCTGGCCTGCACATCTATGACATTCTGAAGTACTTGTTGCCATAATTTTATTTTTT is a window of Sporocytophaga myxococcoides DSM 11118 DNA encoding:
- a CDS encoding zinc-dependent peptidase; translated protein: MKPLSAEHKEILRKKNPFYKKLSSEYKNRFEQRVNHFLINKNIRDESGNDVLDDIKVTIAATFIQLTIGLRPVFLSNFNTITVSQKNSDWGLNGTSKEFKLSWPEFQLGISNSADGYNPGLQLMAEALFEENLLETTGAAIFGESAFRKWQSVSKKQAEYFISTGLSQFKTYREVNKEKYFGATVVYFFEKPEDFKQRFPDMYKAIKGLLNQNPVKNRII